The Caldisericia bacterium genomic sequence TTTATCTTCTTCACCCTTTAATATATATCTATTTCCTTTTATTCCATCACATTTTTTAATATTAACAATTATGCTTTCTTTTCTTTTGACTATTCCTTTCTCATCAATCTCATTTATTTTTTCCTGAAGAGATTTTTTCAATTTTTCTAAAGGCATTATTCACCTCCTAAAAGTTTTTTAGTTAATTTTTCAATCATGTCTTTAACCATATCTTGGAAAGAGTACTCTGGGTTAAAACCCCACTCCTCTTTTGCACAATTAGAATCAATACTTTTTGGCCATGAATCAGCAATACATTGTTTAACAGGATTAATTTCATATTCAATCTCAAATTCAGGGATATATTTCTTTATTTCAAAATAAAGATCTCTTGGACAAAAACTCATACTTTGAATATTGTATGATGCCCTATGAATCAATTTTTTTGAATCTGCTTCCATTAAATCAACTGCTGCTTTAATAGCATCTGGCATATACATCATAGGAAGATAGGTATCTTCTCTTAAAAAGCATTTATATTTTTTATTTTTTATTGCTTCATAAAAAATTTCAACTGCATAATCTGTTGTACCTCCACCTGGTGGTGTTACATACGAAATTAGTCCTGGATATCTTACTCCTCTTGTATCAACACCATATTTATTGTAATAATATTCACATAAAAGTTCTCCAGTTAATTTTGTAATTCCATACATTGTTGTTGGTCTTATAATTGTTTCTTGTGGTGTATTATCTTTTGGAGATGTTGGACCAAAAACTGCAATAGATGATGGATAAAAAACTTTACAATTATAAATTCTTGAAATTTCAAGAATATTTAAAAGTGAATTCATATTTATATTCCAGCATGATAATGGCGATTCTTCACCTTTTGCAGATAGTATTGCAGAAAGATGGTAAATTATATCAATATTATGATTTTTTACAACTTTCTCAATTTCTTCATAATTTTGTGTATCTAAAAAAATAAAAGGACCAGACTCTTTTAACTCTTTACTTGGCTCTCTTTTATGACCTGCTGCAATTACATTTTCACTTCCGAAGATTTCTCTTAAATATAATGTGAGTTCTGAACCTATCTGACCTGTTGCTCCTGTTACAAGGATTTTACTCATAAATCCCTCCTTTTCTTGTTTAAAATTTGACCATAAAAATTATATTAAATTAAAATTATTTTTCAATATTTTGTATAATTTTCTTAGGAGGTAAATAACTATGATTGAATATGAAAAATTGGGTTTCTTTTATTTAGGAAGAAAGTATGATTTAGAAAATAATAAACCTATTGATGAACTTATTCTATATGATTCAAAAGATCTTTTAACTCATGGAGTATGTATTGGAATGACTGGAAGTGGGAAAACAGGGCTTTGCATTGGAATTTTAGAAGAGGCTGCAATAGATAATATTCCATCAATTGCGATTGATCCTAAAGGTGACCTTACTAATATTGCTCTCCTTTTCGAAAATCTTACACCTGAGGAATTTTTACCATGGATAAATGAGGAAGAGGCAACAAAAAAAGGTTTAACTAAGGAAGAATATGCAAAAGAGATTTCAAAAAAATGGGAAGAAGGAATAAATGAATGGGGTCAAACAAAAGAGAGAATCAAAAAGTTAAAAGAAAATGTTGATTTCATAATATACACACCTGGAAGTAATGCTGGAGTCCCAATTTCAATATTAAAATCATTTTCTTCTCCTCCAAAAGAAATATTAGAAGATGAGGAACTTTTAAGTGATAAAATTATTTCAACAACAACTAGTTTACTTGGATTAATTGGAATTGAAGGAGACCCATTAAGATCAAAAGAACACATTTTGGTATCAAAAATAATTGAATTATACTGGAGGCAAGGTAAAAATATTAATCTTGAGACATTAATTCAAGAAATTCAAAAGCCTTCAATTGAAAAAATAGGTGTAATGAGCATAGAAACATTTTATCCATCTAATGAAAGACACGCATTATCTATTGCTATTAATAATTTAATTGCTTCACCTCAATTCAATCTCTGGTTTGAAGGAGTGCCTCTTGATGTAGGAAAATTACTATATTCGAAAGAGGGAAAACCAAGAGTTTCTATCTTTTATATTGCCCATCTTAACGAAAAAGAGAGAATGTTTTTTGTTTCTCTACTATTTAATGAAATTTTGTCTTGGGTTAGAACCTTATCTGGAACTCAATCTTTAAGAGCAATTGTTTATATGGATGAAATATTTGGATATTTTCCACCAATTGCAAATCCTCCTTCTAAAAAACCGCTTCTTACTCTTTTAAAACAAGCAAGAGCATTTGGAGTTGGAATTCTTCTTTCAACACAAAATCCTGTTGATCTTGATTATAAAGGTCTGTCAAATACTGGAACATGGTTTATTGGAAGACTTCAAACAGAAAGAGATAAAGAAAAAGTTCTTGAGGGTTTAGATACAGTTTCACAAAATATTAATTTAAAATTTGATAGAAAATTTTTTGATAAAGCAATATCTTCATTGGGAAAAAGAGTTTTTATTATGAATAATATTCATGAAAATGAGCCTGTTATTTTTGAAACAAGACATGTGCTTTCATATTTAAGAGGTCCATTAACAAAAGACCATATTAAAATTTTAATGGAGAATAAAAAAGATTTTATAATCAAAAAACAGGTTGAAGAGAAAGCGCCAATATTTCAAGAAAAATTAGTTTATCCAACAGAAGAAACCAAAAAAGAGACTCCAATTATTCCACCATCAATATCACAATTTTTTGCAAAAGTTAGAGAAGCGAAGCCACAAGATTCAGTTATTTTTTATAAACCATTTGTTATTGGAAGTTCAATGGTAAATTTCAGCGATTCTAAAAAAGGAATTGATTATACTGTTGAAAAAATAATCGCAGCTGAAATAAAAGATAAACCAATTCCTGTTGATTGGAGCGAATCATTTGAAATAAAAATAGATCTAAATAATCTATCTCAAAAACCTGAAATTGATTCTATTTTTGATAAACTTCCTCAACAAGCCTTAATTCCTAAAAATTATGATTCATGGAAAAGAGAATTAATAAATCACATTAAAAATAATATAACTCTTGAAATTTTTAGAAGTCCAACCTATAAAGTTTTCTCAAAACCTAATGAAAGTGAGGAAGAATTTAAAATTAAATTGATTGAGTTATCAAGAGAAAAAAGAGATGAAGAAAAAGAAAAGATAATTAAAAAATATGAGACAAAATTGAGTGCTATGGAAGAAAAATATAGAAAAGCTTTACAAATGTTAGATAGAGAAAAAGATCAACTTCAACAAAGAAAACTTCAAACAACTATTTCTGTTGGAGCAACAATTTTAGGAGCAATTCTTGGAAGAAAAGTAACAGGTGTTGGAAATGTTGGAAGAGCAACTACTGCAGCAAGAGACGCTGGTAGAATAATGAAAGAACAAGAAGATATAAAAAGAGCAGAAGAGACAGTTCAAAAATATGAAAGTGAACTTAAAGAACTAGAAAGAGAGTTTCAAGAAGAAATTAAAAAATTTGAAGAAAAGTCTGATCCAACAAAAGAGATTATAGAAAGAATAATTTTAAAGCCTTCTAAAACAGAAATAAATATTAGGTTTTTCTCTCTTGTTTGGCTTCCATTTTTTAAAAGTGGAGATACGCTAACCCCTGCATTTTGAAAATAAAAATTTAAATTTAAAATTTATAATAATATTGACATAATAATAGGAGTTAATGTAACTTCAATTATTGAAGCGATAAATAAAAGAGGAATAACTAATATATAAGATTTTAAATATGTATCAATATATTTAATTCCTTCTTTTGTTGGAGAGAGAGAATGTGCAAAAGTTAATGATAAAAGAAATGCAAAAATTTCAAAAATTCCATGAGGAACTATGCCAAATAAAAATAAAGAAAATGGGTTTAATTTCTCAAAAATTTTTGGTAGAGCAAAAATAACTAAACCAACAACAAATCCATTGATGTATGCGACGATTTCCGAAAATATCCCAAATGTTATAAAACTCAATATTCCAGCAATAACAACAACTCTAAAATTGTTTAGAAATATAAACAAAATTCTTCCCAAAGTTCCTTTTTCAGTGTAAGGTAAAAAATAATTTTCAAGATGCTTTTTTACCTCATTTAATAAATTTTTAAAAACTTCTAAATCTTTGTTTAATGAAATACTATTTTCAATAAAAAATATAAATAGATATACTAAAATTGCTCCAATAAAAAATGAAATAAAAAATCTTATAAAAAATTTTAAAAGTTCATTTCTTCTCTTTTTTATTTCTTCTAGAACGCTTTTTATTATCTTCATAAAGTTTCAAATAAAGTTTATAAAATGGATTTTCTTCAATATCCTCTTTCTCAAGCATTTCAATATGTTCACAAATCTCTTCATTTAGGTTTTTTCCACAAATTGGACAAAGACCTTTGCAATTTTCATTACAAAGTGGGTATGGTGGAATTGAAACAATTATATTTTGTCTTATTGATTCTTTTATATTTATCTCTTCACCATTAAATAAAAATGTAGATAGTTCATCACGATTTAAAAGCTTTTTAGGGCTAATTTCACCTCTTTTTGTAGTATAAATTTCATCAATTTCTGCTACAAGTTTATATGGAAAAAATTTTAAACATCTTCTACATTGAATTTCTACTGTAACTTCAAAACTTCCTTTAACAGTAAAACCCATTCCAATATTTTCTATCTCAATATCAACAATAACAGGTGACAAAATTTTATTACCTTCTATCTCATTAAAATCTAGTTCAAGAGAAACTTTCTTTTTAAGACCTGTCTCTCTCTTTAAATCCCTTACACTAATCACTATTCTTCCTCCGATAATGCATTTATTCCATCTGAAATTATATTTCTTGCTTTAAGTAAATAGTTATCAACTTTAGAAAGAAGTTCTTTTACAAACTCTTTTCCCTCATTTTTAATTCTCTCTGCCTCTTCTCTCGCTTCTTTAAGAATTTTTTCTGCTTCTTCTTTTGCTTCAATAACAATCTCTGAATTATATATCAATTTTTTCTTATCATCCTCAGCATTTTCTATTATTTTTTTAGCTCTTTCTCTTGCTTCAGTTATAATGTTTTCTTTATTTCTTAATATCTCTTTTGCTTTTTCAAACTCTTGAGGAAAATTTTTCTCAATCTCCTCT encodes the following:
- a CDS encoding DUF177 domain-containing protein: MISVRDLKRETGLKKKVSLELDFNEIEGNKILSPVIVDIEIENIGMGFTVKGSFEVTVEIQCRRCLKFFPYKLVAEIDEIYTTKRGEISPKKLLNRDELSTFLFNGEEINIKESIRQNIIVSIPPYPLCNENCKGLCPICGKNLNEEICEHIEMLEKEDIEENPFYKLYLKLYEDNKKRSRRNKKEKK
- a CDS encoding stage II sporulation protein M; the encoded protein is MKIIKSVLEEIKKRRNELLKFFIRFFISFFIGAILVYLFIFFIENSISLNKDLEVFKNLLNEVKKHLENYFLPYTEKGTLGRILFIFLNNFRVVVIAGILSFITFGIFSEIVAYINGFVVGLVIFALPKIFEKLNPFSLFLFGIVPHGIFEIFAFLLSLTFAHSLSPTKEGIKYIDTYLKSYILVIPLLFIASIIEVTLTPIIMSILL
- a CDS encoding ATP-binding protein → MIEYEKLGFFYLGRKYDLENNKPIDELILYDSKDLLTHGVCIGMTGSGKTGLCIGILEEAAIDNIPSIAIDPKGDLTNIALLFENLTPEEFLPWINEEEATKKGLTKEEYAKEISKKWEEGINEWGQTKERIKKLKENVDFIIYTPGSNAGVPISILKSFSSPPKEILEDEELLSDKIISTTTSLLGLIGIEGDPLRSKEHILVSKIIELYWRQGKNINLETLIQEIQKPSIEKIGVMSIETFYPSNERHALSIAINNLIASPQFNLWFEGVPLDVGKLLYSKEGKPRVSIFYIAHLNEKERMFFVSLLFNEILSWVRTLSGTQSLRAIVYMDEIFGYFPPIANPPSKKPLLTLLKQARAFGVGILLSTQNPVDLDYKGLSNTGTWFIGRLQTERDKEKVLEGLDTVSQNINLKFDRKFFDKAISSLGKRVFIMNNIHENEPVIFETRHVLSYLRGPLTKDHIKILMENKKDFIIKKQVEEKAPIFQEKLVYPTEETKKETPIIPPSISQFFAKVREAKPQDSVIFYKPFVIGSSMVNFSDSKKGIDYTVEKIIAAEIKDKPIPVDWSESFEIKIDLNNLSQKPEIDSIFDKLPQQALIPKNYDSWKRELINHIKNNITLEIFRSPTYKVFSKPNESEEEFKIKLIELSREKRDEEKEKIIKKYETKLSAMEEKYRKALQMLDREKDQLQQRKLQTTISVGATILGAILGRKVTGVGNVGRATTAARDAGRIMKEQEDIKRAEETVQKYESELKELEREFQEEIKKFEEKSDPTKEIIERIILKPSKTEINIRFFSLVWLPFFKSGDTLTPAF
- a CDS encoding L-threonine 3-dehydrogenase, whose amino-acid sequence is MSKILVTGATGQIGSELTLYLREIFGSENVIAAGHKREPSKELKESGPFIFLDTQNYEEIEKVVKNHNIDIIYHLSAILSAKGEESPLSCWNINMNSLLNILEISRIYNCKVFYPSSIAVFGPTSPKDNTPQETIIRPTTMYGITKLTGELLCEYYYNKYGVDTRGVRYPGLISYVTPPGGGTTDYAVEIFYEAIKNKKYKCFLREDTYLPMMYMPDAIKAAVDLMEADSKKLIHRASYNIQSMSFCPRDLYFEIKKYIPEFEIEYEINPVKQCIADSWPKSIDSNCAKEEWGFNPEYSFQDMVKDMIEKLTKKLLGGE